From a single Streptomyces liliifuscus genomic region:
- a CDS encoding DUF4190 domain-containing protein, protein MEIPPPSGPQHPQGGQPQGGQPQGPYPPPGQPQGPYGAYPGQPQGPVPGPGPYGYQPWGQGYSPYNTPAPVNGLAIAALVLGILCFLPLVGLILGFFALAQIRRKGERGKGMAIAGMILSGIGAAILALALATGGASEFWDGFQEGAREASEKGATFSVDEGECFDTPGGSLEGMAYDVDTVPCDEEHDGEVFANFRMASGSYPGDSEITEAADEKCYPLQYAYAMDTWAIPDNVDIYYFTPTRDSWSLGDREISCLFGNVDEKGSLTGSLRQDETTLDADQLTYLKAAQVLNEAMDSAPEEEYVEDDLPGHKEWATRVSAALTEQLGMLRGHDWPADAKEPVAALVKDLDTAQGEWSAAARATDADVFYEHYDKALELTDAEKSVTTRKALGLASTPPESYEDGGDEDAGTGGGTGGSGAEV, encoded by the coding sequence GTGGAGATACCCCCGCCCTCCGGGCCCCAGCACCCGCAGGGTGGCCAGCCTCAGGGAGGACAACCCCAGGGGCCGTACCCGCCACCGGGCCAGCCGCAGGGCCCGTACGGCGCGTACCCGGGCCAGCCGCAGGGCCCGGTCCCGGGACCGGGCCCGTACGGCTATCAGCCCTGGGGACAGGGCTACTCCCCGTACAACACCCCGGCCCCGGTCAACGGCCTCGCCATAGCCGCGCTGGTGCTCGGCATCCTCTGCTTCCTCCCCCTGGTCGGCCTGATCCTCGGCTTCTTCGCGCTGGCGCAGATCAGGAGGAAGGGCGAGCGCGGCAAGGGCATGGCGATCGCCGGCATGATCCTGTCGGGCATCGGCGCCGCGATCCTCGCCCTCGCGCTGGCCACCGGCGGAGCGTCCGAGTTCTGGGACGGCTTCCAGGAGGGGGCGCGCGAGGCGAGCGAGAAGGGCGCGACCTTCTCCGTGGACGAGGGCGAGTGCTTCGACACGCCGGGCGGCTCGCTGGAGGGCATGGCGTACGACGTCGACACGGTGCCCTGCGACGAGGAGCACGACGGCGAGGTCTTCGCGAACTTCAGGATGGCGAGCGGCAGTTACCCCGGTGACAGCGAGATCACCGAGGCGGCCGACGAGAAGTGCTACCCGCTCCAGTACGCCTACGCCATGGACACCTGGGCCATCCCGGACAACGTCGACATCTACTACTTCACGCCGACCCGGGACAGCTGGAGCCTCGGCGACCGCGAGATCAGCTGCCTGTTCGGCAACGTGGACGAGAAGGGCAGCCTGACCGGCTCGCTGCGCCAGGACGAGACGACCCTCGACGCCGACCAGCTCACTTATCTGAAGGCGGCCCAGGTCCTCAACGAGGCCATGGACTCGGCGCCCGAGGAGGAGTACGTCGAGGACGACCTGCCCGGCCACAAGGAGTGGGCGACCAGGGTCTCGGCCGCCCTCACCGAGCAGCTCGGAATGCTGCGCGGCCACGACTGGCCCGCCGACGCGAAGGAGCCGGTCGCCGCGCTGGTCAAGGACCTGGACACGGCACAGGGGGAGTGGTCGGCAGCGGCGAGGGCCACCGACGCGGACGTCTTCTACGAGCACTACGACAAGGCGCTGGAACTCACCGACGCCGAGAAGTCGGTCACCACGCGCAAGGCTCTGGGCCTCGCCTCGACGCCACCGGAGTCGTACGAGGACGGCGGAGATGAGGACGCCGGTACGGGAGGCGGCACAGGAGGCAGCGGTGCAGAGGTGTGA
- a CDS encoding ATP-binding protein, which yields MICVIHTEGDIAEWTFPADPGAVRTARTVVRGQLHAWGLDSLGDVTALLVSELVTNSLRHATGPIGVRLVRPTEPMDVLLVEVSDPLPDPPQERDAEPEDESGRGLQLVANSSRRWGTRPGGKGKTVWFELALPT from the coding sequence GTGATCTGCGTGATCCACACCGAGGGCGATATCGCCGAGTGGACCTTTCCCGCGGATCCAGGCGCCGTCCGGACCGCCCGAACCGTCGTCCGGGGCCAGCTCCATGCCTGGGGCCTGGACTCCCTCGGTGACGTGACCGCGCTGTTGGTCAGCGAGCTGGTCACCAACTCCCTGCGGCACGCGACGGGTCCCATCGGCGTTCGCCTCGTACGCCCCACGGAACCGATGGACGTCCTGCTCGTCGAGGTCTCCGACCCCCTCCCCGATCCACCGCAGGAACGCGACGCGGAGCCCGAGGACGAAAGCGGCCGTGGCCTTCAGCTCGTGGCGAACTCCTCCCGCCGCTGGGGCACCCGACCGGGCGGCAAGG
- a CDS encoding SPOR domain-containing protein: MNDGTITLPWLVIRQDDNGNRYRVGRYATRAEAQKIADSLDDRGHKQLYWVERIGQNGSK, translated from the coding sequence ATGAACGACGGCACCATCACACTTCCCTGGCTCGTCATACGACAGGACGACAACGGCAATCGCTACCGCGTCGGCAGGTACGCGACGAGGGCCGAGGCCCAGAAGATCGCGGACAGCCTCGACGACCGTGGGCACAAGCAGCTCTACTGGGTCGAGCGGATCGGGCAGAACGGCTCGAAGTGA
- a CDS encoding (deoxy)nucleoside triphosphate pyrophosphohydrolase — translation MTERIVVVGAAVLSDGCLLAARRSAPAELAGRWELPGGKVEVGETSEGALVRELREELGVESEVLARVPGEWALRSPYVLQVWTVRLLADSPAPKPLQDHDELRWLTSDELWDVEWLDQDVAAVMEVARGVWGSGAAAG, via the coding sequence ATGACCGAACGGATCGTGGTGGTGGGAGCCGCCGTGTTGAGCGACGGGTGTCTCCTTGCCGCGCGTCGCAGTGCGCCCGCGGAGTTGGCCGGGCGGTGGGAGTTGCCCGGGGGGAAGGTGGAGGTCGGGGAGACTTCCGAGGGGGCGCTCGTGCGGGAGCTTCGGGAGGAGCTCGGGGTCGAGTCGGAGGTGCTTGCCCGTGTTCCGGGTGAGTGGGCCTTGCGGTCGCCGTACGTCCTTCAGGTCTGGACCGTGCGTCTCCTCGCCGACTCGCCTGCGCCCAAGCCGCTCCAGGACCACGACGAGCTTCGCTGGTTGACCTCCGACGAGCTCTGGGACGTGGAGTGGCTGGACCAGGACGTAGCGGCCGTGATGGAGGTCGCGCGGGGGGTTTGGGGGAGCGGGGCGGCTGCGGGGTAG
- a CDS encoding GntR family transcriptional regulator has translation MTFGEQPAYLRVAGDLRKKIVDGSLPPHTRLPSQARIREEYGVSDTVALEARKVLMAEGLVEGRSGSGTYVRERPVPRRVARSGYRPDSGSTPFRQEQADVSARGTWESHSAQAEASGAIAERLGLQAGDRVMCTKYVFRDAGEAMMLSTSWEPLAVTGRTPVMLPEEGPLGGMGVVERMAAIDVIVDNVTEEVGARPGLAEELSALGGVPGHVVVVIQRTYYASGRPVETADVVVPADRYRIAYHLPVK, from the coding sequence GTGACATTCGGTGAGCAGCCGGCGTATCTGCGCGTCGCAGGTGATCTTCGCAAGAAGATCGTCGACGGATCGCTGCCACCGCACACACGGCTCCCGTCACAGGCCAGAATCCGCGAGGAGTACGGCGTCTCGGACACGGTCGCCCTGGAGGCCCGCAAGGTCCTGATGGCCGAGGGCCTGGTCGAGGGCCGCTCCGGGTCCGGTACGTATGTGCGCGAGCGCCCGGTGCCGCGCCGCGTCGCCCGCTCCGGGTACCGGCCGGACAGCGGGTCGACGCCGTTCCGCCAGGAGCAGGCCGACGTCTCCGCGCGCGGTACGTGGGAGTCGCACAGCGCGCAGGCCGAGGCGAGCGGCGCCATCGCCGAACGGCTCGGCCTCCAGGCCGGCGACCGCGTGATGTGCACGAAGTACGTCTTCCGGGACGCGGGCGAGGCGATGATGCTCTCCACCTCCTGGGAGCCCCTCGCCGTCACGGGCCGCACACCGGTGATGCTGCCCGAGGAGGGCCCCCTGGGTGGCATGGGCGTCGTCGAGCGCATGGCCGCCATCGACGTGATCGTGGACAACGTCACGGAGGAGGTGGGCGCCCGGCCCGGCCTCGCCGAGGAGTTGTCGGCGCTGGGTGGCGTACCCGGGCATGTCGTGGTCGTCATCCAGCGGACGTACTACGCGTCCGGGCGGCCGGTGGAGACGGCGGACGTGGTGGTGCCGGCGGACCGGTATCGGATCGCGTATCACTTGCCGGTGAAATAG